The following proteins are co-located in the Macaca thibetana thibetana isolate TM-01 chromosome 6, ASM2454274v1, whole genome shotgun sequence genome:
- the LOC126956662 gene encoding peptidyl-prolyl cis-trans isomerase A-like, giving the protein MVGRGVKKNPNVGFADAATEESPVLLAMVNPTVFFDIAVDGEPLGCVSFELFADKVPKTAENFRALSTGEKGFGYKGSCFHRIIPGFMCQGGDFTRHNDTGGKSIYGEKFEDENFLLKHTGPGILSMANAGPKTNGSQFFICTAKTEWLDGKHVVFGKVKEGMNIVEAMERFGSRNGKTSKKITIADCGQLE; this is encoded by the coding sequence ATGGTCGGAAGAGGTGTGAAGAAAAACCCAAATGTCGGCTTTGCAGACGCTGCCACCGAGGAAAGTCCTGTACTACTAGCCATGGTCAACCCTACCGTGTTCTTCGACATTGCTGTCGATGGCGAGCCCTTGGGCTGCGTCTCCTTTGAGCTGTTTGCAGACAAggttccaaagacagcagaaaattttcgtgctctgagcactggagagaaagggtttggttataagggttcctgctttcacagaattattccagggtttatgTGTCAGGGTGGTGACTTCACACGCCATAATGACACTGGTGGCAAGTCCATCTATGGGGAGAAATTTGAAGATGAGAACTTCCTCCTAAAGCATACAGGTCCTGGCATCTTGTCCATGGCAAATGCTGGACCCAAGACAAatggttcccagtttttcatctgcactgccaagactgagtggttggatggcaagcatgtggtctttggcaaagtgaaagaaggcatgaatattgtggaggccatggagcgctttgggtccaggaatggcaagaccagcaagaagatcaccattgctgactgtggacaactcgaataa